The following is a genomic window from Hyalangium gracile.
GGCAGGGCAGGCGAGCCCCAAAACGCGCCCAAGTCAGCGGATTCTCTAGGTAATTTGGGAGTGCAGTGTTGTTTGACGGACCGTTGCGGCTCCGTCTAAAGTCCCTAGCTCCGCCCGGTTTACTTCCGCCTCCCATGGCACCGTTGCTGCCCGGGTCGGGGCGACTCCACGAGATGAAGCGGCCTACCACATTCGGCAAGTACCTGCTCCTCGAGCGAATCAACGTCGGCGGCATGGCCGAAGTGTTCATCGCCAAGGCCTTCGGCGTGGAGGGCTTCGAGCGCTTCCTGGCCATCAAGAAGATCCTCCCGACGATGGCCGAGGACCAGGAGTTCATCACGATGTTCATCGATGAGGCGCGGATCAGCGTTCAGCTGAACCACGCCAACGTCGTGCACATCCACGAGCTCGGGAAGTACGACGAAACCTTCTACATCGCGATGGAGTACGTCGCCGGAAGGGACCTGCGCACCATCCTCGAGCGCTACCGTCGCCGCAAGGAGATCATGCCGACCGCCCAGGCGGTCTTCATCGCCTCGAAGATGTGCGAAGGGCTCGACTACGCGCACCGCAAGAAGGACGCGCGCGGGCAGGACCTCTCCATCATCCACCGCGACGTGTCTCCGCAGAACATCCTCGTCTCGTACGAGGGTGATGTGAAGATCATCGACTTCGGCATCGCCAAGGCGGCCAACCGCGCGCAGAAGACCCAGGCCGGCATCCTCAAGGGCAAGTTCGGGTACATGAGCCCGGAGCAGGTCCGCGGCATGCCCATCGACCGGCGCAGCGACGTCTTCGCCGTCGGCGTCATCCTCTACGAGATGCTCACCGGCGAGAAGCTCTTCGTCGGCGAGTCCGACTTCTCCACCCTGGAGGCCGTGCGCAACGCCGAGGTGCCGCTGCCTCGCCAGTTCAACCCGAACATCCCCGCCGGCCTCGAGAAGGTCGTCCTCAAGAGCCTCGCCCGCGAGCCCGAGGAGCGCTACCAGTGGGCGTCGGACCTGCAGGAGGACCTGATGCGCTTCCTCCTCGCGGGGGATGCCATCTACTCCGGCAAGCATCTGTCCTCCTACATGAAGGAGGCCTTCGCCGAGGACATGCTCCGCGAAGCGGAGAAGATGGAGCGCTACGCGGCCATCGAGAAGCCGGACCAGATCGAGTCCTCGGGTGTCACCGCGACGCCTTCTCCGCCGACGCGCGCGCAGCGCAAGCCGTCCATGGTCACTCCGGTGGGGCCGCAGCCGCCCGCTCCGGTGCGCTCCTCTTCCTCCGCGAAGCTCACCCCTCCGCCCCTCATTCCGCCTCCCAGCGCCGAAGAGCTCGCCGAGATGGACGGGGCAGGGGACAAGACGCAGATCGTCGACTCCTCCATGGCCCTCAGTGGTGGGGCCGAAGGCGTGCTCTTCGACGACAGCTCGACGGGCAAGAACGCCAACCCCATCGATGACGGCGCGACGGGCGAGACCGAGACTCCGCTCGACGAGAACGAGACGCTCGATGGGAGCGCGCCCAACCCGTTCACCAGCGAGTCCACCATGGCGGCGCCCCGGCCCACGGGCTCGGTGCCCGCGGTTCGTGGCAAGGGAAAGAACGGCGCCAGGTCCCAGGTCGTCATCGGCGAGGGTGAGCCCGAGAACTTTGGCGGCGCCACCATGATCGGTCCGGCGCC
Proteins encoded in this region:
- a CDS encoding serine/threonine protein kinase, whose amino-acid sequence is MKRPTTFGKYLLLERINVGGMAEVFIAKAFGVEGFERFLAIKKILPTMAEDQEFITMFIDEARISVQLNHANVVHIHELGKYDETFYIAMEYVAGRDLRTILERYRRRKEIMPTAQAVFIASKMCEGLDYAHRKKDARGQDLSIIHRDVSPQNILVSYEGDVKIIDFGIAKAANRAQKTQAGILKGKFGYMSPEQVRGMPIDRRSDVFAVGVILYEMLTGEKLFVGESDFSTLEAVRNAEVPLPRQFNPNIPAGLEKVVLKSLAREPEERYQWASDLQEDLMRFLLAGDAIYSGKHLSSYMKEAFAEDMLREAEKMERYAAIEKPDQIESSGVTATPSPPTRAQRKPSMVTPVGPQPPAPVRSSSSAKLTPPPLIPPPSAEELAEMDGAGDKTQIVDSSMALSGGAEGVLFDDSSTGKNANPIDDGATGETETPLDENETLDGSAPNPFTSESTMAAPRPTGSVPAVRGKGKNGARSQVVIGEGEPENFGGATMIGPAPTSRDGDGEAEPAEEEEEDQPDEMRAKGRSARDRSQRVDEDEVSSPNGRALEEEEEPHETDKAPVVANKKAAPNKGGKAAKPGPTGPRKPINPKVFIIAGAAVLLLGVLGTIVAIASGSNKGSVMFAVEPATAKVALRVDGQPVSPNAVIELEPGQHRVFAGADGFAPLEQTITVVEGQKPLPVVLKLKPEGNAGTDEQPPPDKQPSEPDKVAGGDSTETPPKDPANPDAVAKNPDTPKDSPKPPEPEKPKTFAAVFVGDTGAEIQVDGKSVGQTPNAKAANLAIGKTYKFVARRSGYKPFTGEFEYDGSPEVKVEFALEKEAPKDPPRDDPPKQVERPKPPVANTPKAPVKTGKFAASTKPAGAQIWVDGKYSQRDTPVAIGRPLLLPVGERKIVFKLNGKQTKPQTVTITESEVAKLINVPIE